Proteins from one Chitinispirillales bacterium ANBcel5 genomic window:
- a CDS encoding histidine phosphatase family protein: protein MTKIFLIRHGICDSVDSKLNGRTLGVHLNKQGREQVKALSQLFVNTPLNHIVSSPLERAVETAETIGLSQDLKVSTDESFNEIDFGKWTGKSFEDLDEDPLWQRFNSFREMVRAPDGEMMIEVQSRQVQKVEELRKNYSGGNIAIVGHSDPLKAILCYYGGIDLGSMHRLTIDTASVSVLDIGDEYVEISLINYTGRL from the coding sequence TTGACTAAAATATTTTTAATTAGACATGGTATTTGCGATTCCGTTGACAGTAAACTGAATGGAAGAACCTTAGGAGTTCATCTCAATAAACAGGGGAGGGAACAGGTCAAAGCTCTTTCCCAACTGTTCGTAAATACACCTTTGAATCATATAGTATCTTCACCACTTGAAAGAGCCGTAGAAACAGCTGAAACCATTGGGCTCAGTCAAGATCTGAAAGTGTCTACTGATGAAAGTTTTAATGAGATTGATTTTGGTAAGTGGACTGGTAAAAGTTTTGAAGATTTAGATGAGGATCCACTATGGCAAAGGTTCAACTCTTTTAGGGAGATGGTTAGAGCTCCTGATGGAGAGATGATGATTGAAGTACAAAGTCGCCAGGTCCAAAAAGTTGAAGAGTTGAGAAAAAATTATTCGGGTGGTAACATTGCAATTGTGGGTCACAGTGATCCATTAAAAGCTATACTATGTTACTATGGAGGGATTGATCTTGGGTCAATGCACCGACTAACCATCGATACTGCATCTGTTTCGGTTTTGGATATCGGCGATGAATATGTTGAAATATCACTAATTAATTACACAGGGCGTCTCTGA
- a CDS encoding GNAT family N-acetyltransferase, which yields MRLEEINSVKKLKSIIAQWNDLIYESKTATPFQSPEWILNWWYQFGNDHLRVITVYNSENKLIALAPLFLYEVHGEKTLSFIGSGISDYLDIIIKNGYETQVLNSLYKYFQHNQHQYSIIDLQEVKKDSILLTIKNDKLTSVHITQLSRCPYLILPNSSDEFITHIASKKLRKNIRRGIKYLEKNKSMVSMEIADDNTFEVFMDDLIKVHTKRWKNKGMNGVLSEDKVKKFHLCSGREMVRNNRLLLYRFSCEEKVCAAFYILVHNDCAYGYISGFDANFENVSIGSVCLYLAMKDLIAKGFRVFDFLRGEEDYKYSWGAKNRVNHQIILTSGVN from the coding sequence GTGCGTTTAGAAGAAATAAATTCTGTTAAAAAGCTTAAATCTATAATTGCTCAGTGGAATGATTTGATTTATGAGAGCAAAACAGCTACACCGTTTCAGAGTCCTGAGTGGATACTTAATTGGTGGTATCAATTTGGAAATGATCATCTCAGGGTGATTACTGTATATAACTCAGAAAACAAACTTATTGCATTGGCACCTTTGTTTCTCTACGAGGTGCACGGTGAAAAAACGCTAAGTTTTATAGGTTCGGGAATTAGTGATTATCTCGATATCATTATCAAGAATGGATATGAAACTCAGGTACTCAATTCATTATATAAATATTTTCAACATAATCAACATCAGTATAGTATTATTGATCTTCAGGAAGTAAAAAAAGATTCAATACTCTTAACAATAAAAAATGATAAATTAACAAGTGTTCATATTACGCAGCTAAGTAGATGTCCATATCTAATACTACCAAATAGTTCTGATGAATTTATTACGCACATTGCTTCCAAAAAACTGAGAAAAAATATAAGGAGAGGGATTAAATATCTTGAAAAGAATAAAAGCATGGTTTCGATGGAAATCGCGGATGATAATACATTTGAAGTGTTTATGGACGATTTAATTAAGGTTCATACAAAGCGCTGGAAAAACAAAGGAATGAATGGTGTGTTATCAGAAGATAAGGTCAAAAAATTCCACCTGTGCTCTGGAAGAGAAATGGTCAGAAATAACAGGCTATTACTTTATAGGTTCAGTTGTGAAGAAAAGGTTTGTGCTGCATTCTATATCCTGGTGCATAATGATTGTGCTTATGGGTATATAAGTGGTTTCGATGCTAATTTTGAAAATGTTAGTATTGGATCGGTGTGTTTGTATCTTGCTATGAAAGATTTAATAGCAAAAGGCTTTAGAGTTTTTGATTTTTTAAGAGGAGAGGAAGATTATAAATATAGCTGGGGCGCCAAAAATAGAGTCAATCATCAGATTATTTTAACTTCCGGAGTTAACTAA
- a CDS encoding glycosyltransferase — protein MALTVLNVAYPFSPLKERTAGGAEQILLQLDRALVENNLRSIVIASRGSKVFGTLIETSFPDGKIDEKTRSSIEKEYKAKVEEVANQYKVNIIHYHGINFNRYFYVNSYIPSLITIHLPLSWYSDEIYSIQSQQVYFNCVSNHQFTSVKKKLNNLYLINNGVPENNGSVTNSPGKYALCMGRICPEKNFHEAFDAAKKANIPLLLVGEVFPYEEHIKYYQNTLLPRIDEKKYRFIGSASLFHRYKLLRNSRCLLVSSKAPETSSLVAMEALSCGTPVIAYTSGALKDIVENGKNGFLVENIQEMAEAIKNVSEISREYCKNTYEHYYSRERMVKEYINTYNKIINKCKMQESNVSW, from the coding sequence ATGGCTCTTACTGTACTAAACGTTGCTTATCCTTTTTCACCTTTAAAAGAAAGAACTGCTGGTGGAGCTGAGCAAATATTATTGCAACTAGACAGAGCACTGGTAGAAAATAATTTAAGAAGTATAGTCATAGCTTCCAGAGGATCAAAGGTTTTCGGTACTCTCATTGAAACATCATTTCCTGATGGAAAAATAGATGAGAAAACCCGTAGTTCAATTGAAAAAGAGTACAAAGCTAAGGTAGAAGAAGTTGCAAATCAGTATAAAGTTAACATCATTCACTATCACGGAATAAACTTTAATCGATATTTTTATGTAAATTCATATATTCCTTCACTTATTACAATACACTTACCATTGTCGTGGTATTCGGATGAGATTTATTCAATTCAGTCTCAACAGGTTTACTTTAACTGTGTATCTAATCATCAGTTTACTTCAGTCAAAAAAAAATTAAATAATCTATACTTAATTAATAACGGAGTACCTGAAAACAACGGTTCGGTTACCAATAGCCCGGGTAAGTATGCTTTGTGTATGGGGCGAATTTGTCCTGAAAAAAATTTTCATGAGGCATTTGATGCTGCAAAAAAGGCAAATATACCATTGCTATTAGTAGGGGAAGTATTTCCATACGAAGAACATATTAAATACTATCAAAATACACTTTTACCCCGAATAGATGAAAAAAAATACAGGTTTATCGGATCAGCATCACTTTTTCACCGATACAAATTACTGCGTAATTCCAGATGCTTACTTGTAAGCAGTAAGGCTCCCGAAACGAGTTCGTTGGTTGCGATGGAAGCACTTTCCTGTGGTACACCTGTTATCGCTTATACATCGGGTGCCCTTAAAGATATTGTAGAAAACGGGAAAAATGGGTTTTTAGTGGAAAATATTCAGGAAATGGCTGAGGCAATTAAAAACGTTTCTGAAATTAGTAGAGAGTATTGTAAAAATACTTATGAACATTATTATTCAAGAGAGAGAATGGTAAAAGAATATATCAATACATATAACAAAATAATTAATAAGTGTAAAATGCAAGAATCAAATGTGAGTTGGTAA